In Pseudomonas poae, a single genomic region encodes these proteins:
- the bamE gene encoding outer membrane protein assembly factor BamE: MQNTKLLLTSFTFVGLLALAGCSFPGVYKIDIQQGNVVTQDMIDQLRPGMTRRQVRFIMGNPLLTDTFHADRWDYLYSIQPGGGERQQERVSVIFNGNDQLVSLSGDFMPGVSRDEALLGKDNGTNVTAPAQEAEKPKSEVPAKPGSLLDKIQKDVDGVQTVPVPTPQPLDTSPQ, encoded by the coding sequence ATGCAAAACACCAAGCTCTTGCTAACCAGTTTCACCTTTGTGGGACTGCTCGCACTCGCCGGTTGTTCATTCCCCGGGGTTTACAAAATCGACATCCAGCAGGGCAATGTCGTCACGCAGGACATGATAGACCAGTTACGCCCGGGAATGACCCGACGGCAAGTACGGTTTATCATGGGCAATCCCCTGCTGACCGACACTTTCCATGCTGATCGCTGGGATTATCTCTACAGCATCCAGCCTGGTGGCGGTGAACGCCAGCAGGAACGCGTCAGTGTCATTTTCAATGGCAATGACCAGCTTGTGAGCCTTTCCGGCGACTTCATGCCCGGCGTGAGCCGAGATGAAGCCTTGCTTGGCAAGGACAACGGTACCAACGTGACTGCTCCAGCGCAGGAAGCGGAGAAACCGAAGTCCGAAGTGCCAGCCAAGCCAGGCTCGCTGCTCGACAAGATCCAGAAAGACGTCGATGGCGTGCAGACTGTCCCAGTCCCGACGCCACAGCCTCTGGACACCAGCCCGCAATAA
- a CDS encoding RnfH family protein — protein sequence MVEIEVVYAAVDRQVLLAVTVPEGTGLRAAAQASGIAAHFPELNLADCPLGIFGKVVADAELRVVQAGDRIEIYRPLLVDPKEVRRLRAAKAALAKQQNS from the coding sequence ATGGTTGAGATTGAAGTGGTGTATGCGGCCGTGGATCGTCAGGTTTTGCTGGCGGTGACGGTGCCCGAGGGGACTGGCTTGCGGGCAGCGGCGCAGGCGTCGGGGATCGCAGCTCATTTTCCTGAGCTGAATCTGGCGGATTGTCCCTTGGGTATATTCGGCAAGGTGGTCGCGGACGCGGAGCTGCGGGTTGTGCAGGCGGGTGATCGTATCGAGATCTACCGCCCCTTGCTGGTCGACCCTAAAGAGGTGCGCCGACTGCGTGCCGCCAAGGCGGCCTTGGCCAAACAGCAGAACTCATGA
- a CDS encoding type II toxin-antitoxin system RatA family toxin, whose protein sequence is MTTHIQRSALLPYPAQALYDLVNDVARYPEFLPWCSTAEVLESSDEHMVASVGVAKGGLSQHFVTRNVLVPGKSIEMNLQEGPFTQLHGVWVFKALTDKACKISLDLSFDYAGPIVRATLGPLFNQAANTLVDAFCQRAKQLHG, encoded by the coding sequence ATGACGACGCATATTCAACGTTCGGCGCTGCTGCCTTATCCGGCACAGGCGCTCTATGATCTGGTCAACGACGTGGCGCGTTACCCGGAATTCCTGCCTTGGTGCTCAACGGCCGAGGTGCTGGAAAGCAGTGATGAGCACATGGTCGCCAGTGTTGGCGTAGCGAAGGGTGGCTTGAGCCAGCACTTTGTTACGCGAAATGTGCTGGTGCCGGGTAAATCCATTGAAATGAATCTGCAGGAAGGGCCGTTCACCCAGCTGCATGGGGTGTGGGTGTTCAAAGCGCTGACCGACAAGGCCTGCAAGATCAGCCTGGACCTGTCATTTGATTACGCTGGCCCGATTGTGCGAGCGACGTTGGGGCCCTTGTTCAACCAAGCCGCCAATACGTTGGTGGATGCCTTCTGCCAGCGAGCCAAGCAACTGCATGGTTGA